The Methanococcoides methylutens MM1 genome has a window encoding:
- a CDS encoding phenylacetate--CoA ligase family protein, whose product MNLPEKISTSIKMNVAKRKLDSRKIKSTHGNPLEQWGVAKIKKEIAKDKELKKLFGDKDLNREDIKAYKLLKLKELVDYVSKNSPYYKELYAEHGLDSSQINSYEDLAKIPLTEQDKLAAHPYHFLCVSRKDIAREFTSSGTTNMLKRVAYTQGELLEIVDSVISGLKMAGMDSNEDTLQIMYPTITATWDPGLVLSKACDLGGFRSVINNSIDAQSQLDTIKEKGTTLIIGTSSFIYNFTIEANKIENVRDLGIKKIICSSEPLTDTMRMVIESVWGCKAVRQWGMTELGLANAIECEGQDGLHVNNPDFLIEVIDPKTSEILPPGEEGELVVTTLRRKCMPLIRYRTRDISAIYDEKCNCGAHLDQRIMNVKRMDDYSSKN is encoded by the coding sequence ATGAATCTTCCTGAAAAGATCAGCACATCCATTAAGATGAATGTAGCAAAAAGAAAACTGGATTCCAGAAAGATAAAAAGCACACATGGTAATCCATTGGAACAGTGGGGCGTAGCTAAGATCAAAAAAGAGATAGCCAAAGATAAGGAGCTGAAGAAGCTCTTTGGTGATAAGGATCTTAACAGGGAAGATATAAAGGCATACAAGCTTCTGAAACTGAAGGAACTGGTCGATTATGTTTCCAAGAACAGTCCGTACTATAAAGAACTGTATGCAGAACATGGCCTTGATTCCTCCCAGATAAACTCATACGAAGACCTGGCAAAGATCCCTCTTACAGAACAGGATAAACTGGCAGCACACCCTTACCATTTCCTGTGTGTTTCCAGGAAAGATATTGCACGCGAATTCACAAGTTCCGGAACCACAAATATGCTGAAAAGGGTTGCATATACCCAGGGGGAATTACTTGAGATCGTTGATTCTGTGATTTCCGGGCTAAAGATGGCAGGAATGGATTCCAATGAGGATACCTTGCAGATAATGTATCCAACAATAACTGCAACATGGGATCCCGGACTTGTACTTAGCAAGGCCTGTGACCTTGGAGGCTTTCGTTCCGTAATAAATAATTCGATCGATGCACAGAGCCAGCTCGATACAATCAAAGAAAAGGGAACGACCTTAATAATCGGTACATCGTCGTTCATCTATAATTTTACGATTGAAGCAAACAAGATCGAAAATGTAAGAGACCTTGGAATAAAGAAGATAATCTGTTCATCCGAACCTTTGACTGACACCATGAGAATGGTAATAGAAAGCGTTTGGGGCTGCAAAGCTGTCAGACAGTGGGGTATGACAGAACTGGGGCTGGCAAATGCTATAGAATGTGAGGGGCAGGATGGTTTACATGTAAATAACCCGGATTTCCTGATCGAGGTTATTGACCCAAAGACCAGTGAGATCCTGCCCCCTGGAGAAGAGGGTGAACTTGTGGTTACAACATTAAGACGCAAGTGCATGCCCCTCATCCGATATCGCACACGTGATATTTCTGCGATCTACGATGAAAAGTGCAACTGCGGTGCCCATCTGGACCAGAGGATCATGAATGTGAAAAGGATGGATGACTACAGCAGTAAAAATTGA
- a CDS encoding aquaporin: MINSIEKSVAEFIGTFALVLVAAGSVNVNWSFLGSHEILGVATACGLIVTLAVYSIGNISGAHINPAVTTSLFITGQMELKNTISYIVAQLMGATGACLFLSYLVPADMGNMYLGTTVLASEVTFKAGILIEAVLTFILVFTIFVVAVDNRTSTKYAGVIIGAIVFLDIIVAGSLTGASMNPARTFGPAFVLGHWADHLVYWIGPITGGMFAAFFYTGIFSLKGNTA, from the coding sequence TTGATAAATTCAATCGAAAAAAGCGTTGCAGAGTTCATAGGAACATTCGCTTTGGTCCTTGTTGCTGCCGGATCGGTTAATGTGAACTGGAGTTTCCTGGGATCACACGAAATACTTGGTGTAGCAACTGCTTGCGGTCTCATAGTTACCCTTGCAGTATATTCCATAGGGAACATATCAGGGGCACACATAAATCCTGCAGTTACCACGTCCCTGTTCATTACAGGACAGATGGAGCTGAAAAACACGATCTCCTATATTGTAGCTCAACTGATGGGAGCAACGGGTGCCTGTTTGTTCCTTTCTTACTTGGTGCCGGCAGATATGGGAAATATGTATCTTGGAACAACAGTTCTTGCATCAGAAGTTACTTTCAAGGCAGGAATTCTGATCGAAGCTGTCCTCACTTTCATACTGGTATTCACGATCTTTGTAGTTGCCGTAGACAACAGGACATCGACCAAGTACGCCGGTGTCATCATAGGAGCCATTGTATTCCTGGACATTATTGTAGCTGGAAGCCTGACAGGTGCCTCAATGAACCCGGCAAGGACCTTTGGTCCTGCTTTTGTCCTGGGACACTGGGCCGACCACCTGGTATATTGGATTGGACCGATAACAGGCGGCATGTTTGCTGCTTTCTTTTATACAGGAATATTTTCCCTGAAAGGTAATACTGCTTAA
- a CDS encoding carboxymuconolactone decarboxylase family protein — MRMLEEFFPEFTEKLDEIDKLYAENRPIDEKTYQFLCFALSIKGRSKPCVLKHFKGAMEAGATVKELSYILALTMREAAGADDCWTHDVIGDWNEILEGNVCCCCAGDEE, encoded by the coding sequence ATGAGAATGTTAGAAGAATTCTTCCCGGAGTTTACCGAAAAACTGGACGAGATAGACAAACTGTATGCAGAAAACAGACCTATTGACGAAAAAACCTACCAGTTCCTGTGTTTTGCACTATCAATAAAGGGAAGGTCCAAACCCTGTGTGCTCAAACACTTTAAAGGTGCAATGGAGGCCGGTGCAACGGTAAAGGAACTTTCATATATACTTGCGCTTACCATGAGAGAAGCAGCAGGTGCCGATGACTGTTGGACACACGATGTCATCGGGGACTGGAATGAGATACTCGAAGGGAATGTCTGCTGTTGCTGTGCAGGAGATGAAGAATAA
- a CDS encoding DUF5714 domain-containing protein, which produces MDAIPKGTTNCMVCGNDISYHDHTCKAKCYYCGAEEDTYMCCESAHYVCDKCHSANALEIIESVCMNTNLTNPLLIAEKIMAHPKMPMHGPEHHSLVPAALITAYMNYIGQKDYTKIVKGIKRGQKVAGGFCGYQGACGGGIGAGIAISVLMDATPLTPEERSHANRGTSRSLEAIADAGGARCCKKATRISLREGMKYLSEIFGINWINEYNTNVQCQYTPYNAQCDRDCVYRIADRIGLDEHASSFLIPMDMNN; this is translated from the coding sequence ATGGATGCAATACCAAAAGGAACAACGAATTGTATGGTCTGCGGTAATGACATTAGCTACCATGACCATACATGCAAAGCAAAGTGCTACTACTGTGGTGCTGAAGAAGATACCTACATGTGCTGTGAAAGTGCACATTACGTGTGTGACAAATGCCATAGTGCAAATGCATTGGAGATTATTGAGAGCGTTTGCATGAACACGAATCTTACGAACCCGCTCCTTATTGCGGAAAAGATCATGGCACATCCGAAAATGCCAATGCATGGTCCCGAACACCATTCACTTGTGCCAGCTGCCCTCATAACCGCCTACATGAACTACATAGGCCAGAAGGACTATACCAAGATCGTCAAAGGGATAAAGAGAGGACAAAAGGTTGCAGGCGGATTCTGTGGCTATCAGGGAGCATGTGGCGGAGGCATTGGTGCAGGAATTGCAATAAGTGTCCTGATGGATGCTACACCATTGACCCCGGAAGAGCGCTCACATGCGAACAGGGGTACTTCAAGGTCACTGGAAGCAATTGCTGATGCAGGCGGAGCAAGATGCTGCAAAAAGGCTACCCGTATATCTTTGAGAGAAGGTATGAAATACCTGTCCGAGATCTTTGGAATCAACTGGATAAATGAATATAATACGAATGTCCAGTGTCAGTATACTCCGTACAATGCACAATGTGACAGGGATTGTGTTTACAGGATAGCTGATCGCATTGGACTGGATGAACATGCAAGTTCATTTCTGATTCCCATGGATATGAACAACTGA
- a CDS encoding SDR family oxidoreductase, with product MESLYNDNNELEADHHERTVLITGGSSGIGFELAKLFAENGYQLLLVAKPEDELLNARKLLQEIYPGTQIMVRSVDLSRSGSAQEVYSFSKEHCSHVDVLVNCAGFGTYGFINDIDSQHEHDMLHLHVLTLYDLTRLYLKDMLERDEGQIINMASISAFQPNPYFTTYGASKSFILQFSRSLNYELRELGSNVHVMAVCPTAVKGTGFQKAARMENTNTFSSWMATTPEKVALETYRAMQKKKDMVIPGRVLDLTHKLVKRLPTKWLVIFSRSQLREKHSQI from the coding sequence ATGGAAAGCCTGTACAATGACAACAATGAACTGGAAGCTGATCACCATGAAAGAACGGTTCTCATAACCGGCGGATCAAGTGGCATAGGTTTCGAGCTGGCAAAATTGTTCGCAGAAAATGGTTACCAGTTGCTCCTTGTAGCTAAACCGGAAGATGAACTGCTCAATGCCCGTAAGCTTCTGCAGGAGATCTATCCCGGAACGCAAATTATGGTGAGATCCGTTGACCTTTCCAGGTCAGGAAGTGCACAGGAAGTATATTCATTTTCAAAGGAGCACTGCTCCCATGTCGATGTACTGGTCAACTGTGCTGGATTTGGAACCTACGGTTTCATAAACGACATAGACAGCCAGCACGAACATGACATGCTTCATCTTCATGTACTTACGCTCTACGACCTCACACGTCTTTACCTTAAGGACATGCTGGAGCGAGATGAGGGCCAGATAATAAATATGGCCTCCATATCTGCCTTCCAGCCCAATCCTTATTTTACTACATATGGGGCCAGCAAGAGCTTCATTCTTCAATTCAGCAGGAGCCTGAACTACGAACTTCGGGAGCTGGGTTCCAACGTACATGTAATGGCAGTTTGTCCCACGGCGGTCAAAGGCACCGGATTCCAGAAAGCTGCCAGGATGGAGAATACGAACACATTCAGTTCGTGGATGGCCACAACACCTGAAAAGGTCGCACTTGAAACCTATCGTGCGATGCAGAAAAAAAAGGATATGGTCATTCCCGGTCGCGTTCTTGATCTGACACATAAGCTCGTAAAGAGATTGCCTACGAAATGGCTGGTAATATTTTCACGTTCTCAACTAAGAGAAAAACATTCGCAAATTTAA
- a CDS encoding aldehyde dehydrogenase family protein: MCLEIQQVFEIQKKNAPYLARANAEERLERIRRIENYLQDEERLSDLYKAMYADLHKPETEVIATEVGVVQAHINHVKRNLHKWMKDTKVPTPLPLIGTRSHIRYEPKGVVLIIAPWNFPFNLTLVPLIYAIAAGNAAILKPSEMAANTSAYISLMMYELFDESEVAVFEGNESVAQQLLDLPFNHVFFTGSPRVGKKVMSRAAEHLSSVTLELGGKSPAIVDETANVKKIAKNLAWAKFINNGQACIAPDYLIVHESARDGFVNEFGKAIEQLYDPSGEGIRNSSDYCRIINDHHYNRLLTLYNDACEKDARVLYGGDFDDSDLYIAPTLLENVSGDMKIMQEEIFGPLLPMITYRNREDVIPVIEQNPSPLILYIASENQGNIDYFMDSIPSGSTLTNDYMLSYSNPHLPFGGINSSGIGKSLGFHGFVGFSNERAVMQRKWGSMGMLYPPYSENIRKIFRTIYRWM, encoded by the coding sequence ATGTGTTTGGAGATCCAGCAGGTCTTTGAGATCCAGAAGAAGAATGCCCCTTACCTCGCACGGGCAAATGCAGAAGAACGTCTGGAGCGTATCAGACGCATTGAGAACTATCTTCAGGATGAGGAGCGCCTGAGCGACCTTTACAAAGCAATGTATGCTGATCTTCATAAACCTGAAACTGAGGTCATAGCTACAGAGGTCGGGGTTGTCCAGGCACATATCAATCATGTAAAACGAAACCTTCACAAATGGATGAAGGATACAAAAGTACCAACACCCCTTCCCCTTATTGGGACAAGATCACACATACGTTATGAACCAAAAGGTGTTGTCCTTATCATAGCACCCTGGAACTTCCCGTTCAACCTTACACTTGTCCCTCTTATCTATGCCATTGCAGCCGGGAATGCAGCTATACTGAAGCCCAGCGAAATGGCTGCTAACACTTCAGCTTACATCTCGCTGATGATGTATGAACTGTTTGATGAGAGCGAGGTTGCGGTTTTTGAAGGTAACGAATCTGTCGCACAACAACTTCTGGACCTTCCTTTCAATCATGTTTTCTTCACTGGTAGTCCCCGTGTCGGGAAAAAGGTAATGTCAAGGGCTGCAGAACACCTGTCCAGTGTGACCCTTGAACTGGGTGGGAAATCGCCAGCTATTGTAGATGAAACGGCAAATGTAAAGAAAATAGCAAAAAACCTTGCATGGGCGAAGTTCATCAACAATGGTCAGGCATGCATTGCACCCGATTACCTGATCGTGCATGAGTCAGCAAGGGATGGTTTTGTAAACGAGTTCGGAAAAGCAATTGAGCAGCTTTATGATCCTTCAGGAGAAGGCATACGTAATTCCTCTGATTATTGTCGTATCATTAACGATCATCACTACAACAGGCTTCTGACCCTCTATAATGATGCATGTGAAAAGGATGCCCGGGTGTTGTATGGTGGCGATTTCGATGATTCAGATCTTTACATAGCTCCTACCCTGCTGGAAAACGTTTCCGGTGATATGAAGATAATGCAGGAGGAGATATTTGGTCCCCTGCTTCCAATGATCACATACAGGAACAGGGAAGATGTGATCCCTGTCATCGAGCAGAACCCGTCACCACTGATCCTGTACATTGCCAGTGAGAATCAGGGCAATATCGATTATTTCATGGACAGCATCCCCTCAGGAAGCACTCTTACCAATGATTATATGCTCAGCTATAGCAACCCCCACTTACCTTTTGGAGGTATAAACAGCAGTGGTATCGGGAAGTCACTGGGCTTCCATGGGTTTGTGGGTTTTTCCAATGAGCGGGCTGTGATGCAACGTAAGTGGGGTTCAATGGGTATGTTGTATCCGCCTTATTCGGAAAATATCCGGAAGATTTTTAGAACGATCTACAGGTGGATGTGA
- a CDS encoding corrinoid protein: MEQNDVISNLTEAVVTGNKDDATAYAEKALELGIDPYVAVIDGLAKGMEIMGVKYDNKEAYMPQLMMASNAMYGGMNILTPHLKKEDGEKSAVAIIGSVEGDVHDIGKNLVKTMLTANGFEAIDLGKDVEINDFTDAAIEHQADIISLSTLMTSTMDNMEATIKHIQDQGIRDKVKILIGGAPVTQAFADEVGADGTATDAMEAARLAKELLVDLSDNRWN; the protein is encoded by the coding sequence ATGGAACAAAATGATGTAATCAGTAATCTTACAGAAGCAGTTGTAACCGGTAACAAGGATGATGCTACCGCTTATGCAGAAAAGGCACTCGAACTTGGCATCGACCCTTACGTTGCAGTCATTGACGGACTGGCAAAGGGTATGGAGATCATGGGTGTGAAATACGACAACAAGGAAGCATACATGCCACAGCTCATGATGGCTTCAAACGCAATGTATGGCGGAATGAACATCCTTACACCCCATCTCAAGAAGGAAGATGGAGAAAAATCCGCAGTAGCCATTATAGGATCAGTAGAAGGCGACGTCCATGATATCGGAAAGAACCTTGTAAAGACCATGCTTACTGCAAACGGCTTCGAGGCTATTGACCTTGGAAAGGATGTAGAGATCAACGATTTTACAGATGCAGCTATCGAGCACCAGGCAGATATCATCTCTTTGAGCACCCTCATGACCTCAACGATGGACAACATGGAAGCAACCATCAAGCACATCCAGGACCAGGGTATCAGGGACAAGGTAAAGATCCTGATTGGTGGCGCACCGGTTACCCAGGCGTTTGCTGATGAGGTCGGAGCAGACGGAACAGCAACTGATGCCATGGAAGCTGCAAGGTTAGCAAAGGAATTGCTCGTTGACCTTTCAGACAACAGATGGAATTAA
- a CDS encoding winged helix-turn-helix domain-containing protein, translated as MTSELVSTVFLSEKRKKIVLMLMDGPNTIDRIKESLEGSTSAIMAQVKILLEQGLIEQKDDDYRLTYIGQIVLKKIAPLIKTLDVLESNKEYWASRDLSGLPEHALDNIGDLGEVLIHEPDLNHLFEPPKQLLQSLKNAENVSTFYSYFCPSCPYNYAELGRKETNFTLILTRSVYTRLVEEYEDQYNAMIASKNSSLYVVDDDAAKLGALSITDDLLLIAFFNSEGVFDHKKLLSFEESARSWGKELFTHYKEMAEQVK; from the coding sequence ATGACATCTGAATTAGTAAGTACAGTCTTTTTATCCGAAAAAAGAAAAAAGATCGTCCTTATGTTAATGGACGGTCCGAACACAATAGACCGGATAAAAGAATCACTTGAAGGGAGTACCAGTGCAATAATGGCACAGGTAAAGATCCTTCTCGAGCAGGGACTTATCGAACAGAAAGACGATGATTACAGGTTGACCTACATTGGACAGATCGTCCTCAAAAAAATAGCTCCTTTGATCAAAACTCTCGACGTACTGGAAAGTAACAAGGAATACTGGGCAAGCAGGGACCTGAGCGGCCTTCCGGAGCATGCTCTTGACAATATTGGGGACCTTGGGGAAGTGCTTATCCACGAACCGGACCTTAACCACCTGTTCGAACCACCAAAACAGTTGCTTCAGAGTCTTAAGAATGCAGAGAATGTTTCAACATTCTATTCGTATTTCTGTCCTTCATGCCCCTATAACTATGCAGAACTTGGCAGGAAAGAAACGAACTTTACTCTCATCCTGACAAGATCCGTATACACAAGACTTGTGGAGGAGTATGAAGATCAGTACAATGCAATGATAGCATCAAAGAACTCAAGTCTGTATGTTGTTGATGACGATGCAGCGAAACTGGGTGCACTTTCGATAACAGATGACCTTTTGTTGATCGCGTTTTTCAACAGTGAAGGTGTATTTGACCATAAGAAGCTGCTCAGTTTCGAGGAAAGTGCACGTTCATGGGGAAAAGAACTCTTTACCCACTATAAGGAGATGGCAGAACAGGTCAAATGA
- a CDS encoding HAMP domain-containing sensor histidine kinase → MWKVIIRKEVEDALKLFSEDFEKANNELKSVNSIKREFIHSKEDLPTMICEGSFIEKETLRSLNRRQGKAVETAIRSSEKLKSIVDSLLYIDMEEFEKKNYNPSLVNVRSIIDNVTLNVILRTDEKNISLTKKIPDELTTITVDKDKISEVLTRVIESLIQFIPEKGNIDVEVSEVDNLVNFELKDNGLGIPEPLVTNLFVRFYQVQDEDSSVLSKDYEELKSTFHLCKNIIDTHGGDIQVESTEGSGTTVSISLPKNKAI, encoded by the coding sequence ATGTGGAAAGTAATTATCCGTAAAGAAGTGGAGGATGCTTTGAAGTTGTTCTCTGAGGACTTTGAAAAGGCAAACAATGAACTGAAGTCGGTGAACAGCATCAAAAGGGAGTTCATACACAGCAAGGAAGACCTGCCGACCATGATATGTGAAGGCAGCTTCATTGAAAAGGAAACTCTTCGTTCTCTGAACAGGCGACAGGGCAAAGCCGTGGAAACCGCAATAAGAAGTTCTGAAAAATTGAAGAGCATTGTTGATTCATTGTTATACATTGACATGGAAGAGTTCGAGAAGAAGAACTATAATCCTTCTCTGGTGAATGTCCGTTCGATTATTGATAATGTTACCCTGAATGTGATATTGAGGACCGATGAAAAGAACATATCATTGACCAAAAAGATACCGGATGAGCTCACCACAATAACTGTTGACAAGGATAAGATCTCAGAGGTACTTACAAGGGTCATTGAGAGCCTTATACAATTCATACCTGAGAAAGGAAACATTGATGTTGAGGTCTCTGAAGTAGATAATCTCGTTAATTTTGAGCTGAAAGATAACGGTCTCGGAATACCTGAACCACTTGTAACGAATCTGTTCGTCAGGTTCTATCAGGTCCAGGATGAGGATTCTTCTGTTTTGAGCAAGGATTATGAAGAGTTGAAATCAACGTTCCATCTTTGCAAAAACATAATCGATACCCATGGTGGGGATATCCAGGTCGAGAGCACGGAAGGTAGCGGAACGACAGTTAGCATAAGCCTGCCAAAAAACAAAGCTATATAA
- a CDS encoding PAS domain-containing protein, with translation MISSEDIETIINSSKSVIFLWKTDEDWTVDFVSENILQFGYDPEEFRDGKLKYADIVHPDDIVHLKKSFLEYTTKEKFPGFSRQYRIITKFGDIRWVDERSLIKRNENGHIDHTQGILFDITESKKAEEALQINEARLETLLRLNQMSSHSVKEIIEFILEEGTKLTGSEAGYFALVNQSEDTITVHS, from the coding sequence ATGATAAGCAGTGAAGATATTGAAACAATCATAAACAGCAGTAAGTCAGTAATTTTCCTTTGGAAGACCGATGAGGACTGGACTGTTGATTTTGTATCAGAGAATATACTCCAGTTTGGTTATGATCCGGAAGAGTTCAGGGATGGGAAATTGAAATACGCTGATATAGTCCATCCTGACGATATCGTCCACTTAAAAAAGAGCTTTTTGGAATATACTACTAAAGAAAAGTTTCCGGGTTTTTCACGCCAGTACCGCATCATAACTAAGTTCGGAGACATTCGCTGGGTTGATGAACGGTCATTGATCAAACGAAATGAGAATGGGCATATTGATCACACACAGGGAATTCTCTTTGATATCACTGAAAGCAAGAAAGCTGAAGAAGCCCTGCAAATAAATGAAGCACGACTGGAAACACTTCTCAGGCTCAATCAGATGAGCTCTCACTCGGTCAAAGAGATCATTGAATTCATACTTGAAGAAGGCACCAAACTGACAGGAAGTGAAGCCGGTTACTTTGCCCTGGTGAACCAGTCTGAAGATACCATCACCGTTCATTCGTAG
- a CDS encoding DUF6713 family protein has product MSDILFWVYMINSVLLINHEIDSAYWKEWDLFKLPGGITGFLLIHIPVLFFVLYGLVLVYQQSYTGLIFSLILSFSGIFAFTAHMYFIKKGRDEFKIPMSMFILVSTLVVSLVQAYLTINLLLK; this is encoded by the coding sequence ATGTCAGACATCCTGTTCTGGGTATATATGATAAACTCAGTCCTGCTAATAAATCACGAAATCGATTCCGCATACTGGAAAGAGTGGGATCTTTTCAAACTACCAGGCGGAATCACCGGATTCCTGCTGATACACATTCCGGTACTATTTTTTGTACTATACGGACTGGTCCTGGTCTACCAGCAATCTTACACAGGCCTGATATTTTCATTGATCCTGAGCTTCAGCGGCATCTTTGCATTTACAGCCCACATGTATTTCATAAAGAAAGGCAGGGATGAGTTCAAGATACCCATGTCAATGTTCATTCTCGTATCAACCCTTGTAGTCTCGCTGGTCCAGGCATACCTCACCATCAACCTCCTTCTGAAATGA
- a CDS encoding TatD family hydrolase: protein MNTSPKIPITDEHMHIDPRAKGLKAVKEFQNAGGTHIMLVTKPTWTIGVEVTRPEDYRIVFDETVDLARQINETGVKAFPVLGVHPAEITKLTERMELDRAVELMKSGLEIAATYVDEGVAVGLKSGRPHYPVSEEIWDASNEIMEHGFMLAKDHDCAIQLHTESVEEPELIDITERAKRTGIRPNKVVKHYAPPLVNVCEKLGIFPGVLAGKGAIEQALEEGTRFMMETDYIDDPDRPGAVLGPKTIPRRTLKLVEEYGEEPFWKVHKENVEEVYEVEIEI from the coding sequence ATGAACACGTCACCAAAGATCCCCATCACCGATGAGCACATGCACATCGACCCCCGTGCAAAGGGATTGAAAGCTGTCAAGGAGTTCCAGAATGCCGGTGGAACTCACATAATGCTTGTTACAAAACCCACATGGACTATCGGTGTGGAGGTTACAAGACCTGAGGACTACAGGATTGTCTTTGATGAGACCGTAGACCTTGCCAGACAGATCAACGAGACCGGTGTCAAAGCTTTCCCGGTACTTGGTGTCCACCCGGCCGAGATCACAAAGCTCACCGAGCGCATGGAACTGGACAGGGCTGTTGAACTTATGAAGAGCGGCCTTGAGATCGCTGCAACGTACGTCGATGAAGGAGTTGCCGTGGGACTCAAGAGTGGAAGACCACACTACCCGGTCTCCGAAGAGATCTGGGATGCTTCCAATGAAATCATGGAGCACGGATTCATGCTCGCAAAGGACCACGACTGTGCAATCCAACTCCATACCGAGAGCGTTGAGGAGCCGGAACTGATCGATATTACCGAAAGGGCAAAGAGAACAGGTATCCGCCCGAACAAAGTCGTTAAGCATTACGCCCCCCCTCTGGTAAACGTCTGTGAGAAGCTTGGGATATTCCCGGGAGTACTTGCAGGAAAAGGAGCCATCGAGCAGGCCCTTGAAGAGGGAACGCGGTTTATGATGGAAACCGATTATATCGATGATCCTGATAGACCGGGGGCCGTACTGGGACCAAAGACCATCCCCAGACGAACATTGAAGCTTGTGGAAGAGTACGGTGAAGAGCCTTTCTGGAAAGTTCACAAGGAGAATGTGGAAGAGGTCTATGAGGTTGAGATCGAAATTTGA
- a CDS encoding desulfoferrodoxin family protein, which produces MEFSEIIGSEDTNNVDDRSKGRHIPTIEVLRNYEGTGKEYIRVVVGEKAIHPNTPEHHIEYIELYGRTKMMDTVTIGRATFGPGVKPDAVFGVVYFGKYREFCAIAYCNVHGPWENCIEIREELRLTAGCRREKCLQEGFGV; this is translated from the coding sequence ATGGAATTTTCTGAGATCATAGGGTCCGAAGACACAAATAATGTCGATGACCGTTCAAAAGGAAGGCATATCCCAACTATCGAAGTTCTCAGAAACTACGAAGGCACAGGGAAGGAATACATCCGCGTTGTTGTAGGGGAAAAAGCGATACATCCGAACACCCCTGAGCATCATATCGAATATATTGAACTCTATGGACGCACCAAGATGATGGACACGGTCACCATCGGCAGGGCAACCTTCGGTCCGGGAGTAAAACCGGATGCTGTTTTCGGGGTGGTATATTTTGGGAAGTACCGGGAATTCTGTGCGATTGCATATTGCAATGTCCACGGCCCCTGGGAGAATTGTATTGAGATACGAGAGGAACTCAGGCTGACTGCAGGTTGCAGAAGAGAGAAGTGCTTGCAGGAAGGATTTGGAGTTTAA